The following are encoded together in the Lactuca sativa cultivar Salinas chromosome 1, Lsat_Salinas_v11, whole genome shotgun sequence genome:
- the LOC111899339 gene encoding transcription factor MYB53 isoform X1, whose translation MQIMMGRSSSSDENGLKKGPWTPEEDQKLVDYIERNGHGSWRALPSLAGLNRCGKSCRLRWTNYLRPDIKRGNFTEDEEKLIIHLHSHLGNKWSSIATHLPGRTDNEIKNYWNTHLKKKLLQMGIDPVTHQPRTDHLDILANLPQLLAIAANNLGATNLFNPSFDMNLNALMSQSDATQIAKFQLLQNILQVLSTNSTPTNTSSIPQNLDPFYAVQLSEYLRLNPQHLQNLQDLAMNIAPSSAPNLHPFGTHDFISPSYPNLHLDHEQGSKVFSGQDCRTNGNITLGKEEYVDFESIPPLVPASPDHLSHSNGGNGQSPGGDVNTDQLGSVNILKQSDHLSSSNPTSTSTTLDPNWQEFMDDEASGCYWKEIIERGSSPPWS comes from the exons ATGCAGATAATGATGGGAAGATCATCTAGCAGCGACGAAAACGGGCTTAAGAAGGGTCCATGGACTCCAGAAGAAGATCAGAAGCTTGTCGACTACATTGAACGTAATGGACATGGGAGTTGGAGAGCGCTGCCTTCACTCGCAGGTCTGAATAGGTGCGGCAAGAGTTGTCGTTTGAGGTGGACTAATTATCTCCGTCCTGATATCAAGCGAGGCAATTTTACCGAAGACGAAGAGAAGCTCATCATACACCTCCATTCTCATCTGGGAAACAA GTGGTCATCAATAGCAACGCATCTTCCAGGAAGAACTGATAACGAGATCAAGAATTACTGGAACACCCATCTGAAGAAAAAACTGCTCCAAATGGGAATCGATCCAGTCACACACCAGCCAAGAACCGATCATCTCGATATCCTTGCAAATCTGCCACAACTTCTAGCCATTGCTGCCAACAActtaggtgctacaaatctcttCAATCCCTCCTTCGATATGAATCTGAATGCCTTAATGTCGCAATCTGATGCCACCCAAATCGCGAAATTTCAGTTGCTTCAAAACATACTCCAAGTCTTGAGCACCAACAGCACTCCTACTAATACTTCCTCAATACCACAAAACCTCGACCCTTTTTACGCTGTTCAGCTATCAGAATACCTTAGGTTAAACCCTCAACATCTGCAAAACCTTCAAGATTTAGCCATGAATATAGCTCCATCATCAGCTCCAAATTTACATCCATTTGGGACCCATGATTTCATTTCACCTAGTTATCCAAACCTACACTTGGACCATGAGCAGGGTTCAAAAGTATTTAGCGGACAGGATTGTCGAACAAATGGAAATATTACTCTCGGGAAAGAAGAGTATGTTGATTTTGAATCTATTCCACCGCTAGTGCCAGCCTCACCTGATCATCTCAGTCACAGTAATGGTGGCAACGGGCAGAGTCCGGGAGGTGATGTGAATACTGATCAATTAGGAAGCGTTAACATTCTGAAACAAAGTGATCATCTTTCCTCGTCTAATCCGACATCTACTTCAACTACTTTAGATCCTAATTGGCAAGAGTTTATGGATGATGAAGCGAGTGGTTGTTATTGGAAAGAGATCATCGA GCGGGGGTCTTCTCCACCATGGTCGTAA
- the LOC111899339 gene encoding transcription factor MYB53 isoform X2, giving the protein MMGRSSSSDENGLKKGPWTPEEDQKLVDYIERNGHGSWRALPSLAGLNRCGKSCRLRWTNYLRPDIKRGNFTEDEEKLIIHLHSHLGNKWSSIATHLPGRTDNEIKNYWNTHLKKKLLQMGIDPVTHQPRTDHLDILANLPQLLAIAANNLGATNLFNPSFDMNLNALMSQSDATQIAKFQLLQNILQVLSTNSTPTNTSSIPQNLDPFYAVQLSEYLRLNPQHLQNLQDLAMNIAPSSAPNLHPFGTHDFISPSYPNLHLDHEQGSKVFSGQDCRTNGNITLGKEEYVDFESIPPLVPASPDHLSHSNGGNGQSPGGDVNTDQLGSVNILKQSDHLSSSNPTSTSTTLDPNWQEFMDDEASGCYWKEIIERGSSPPWS; this is encoded by the exons ATGATGGGAAGATCATCTAGCAGCGACGAAAACGGGCTTAAGAAGGGTCCATGGACTCCAGAAGAAGATCAGAAGCTTGTCGACTACATTGAACGTAATGGACATGGGAGTTGGAGAGCGCTGCCTTCACTCGCAGGTCTGAATAGGTGCGGCAAGAGTTGTCGTTTGAGGTGGACTAATTATCTCCGTCCTGATATCAAGCGAGGCAATTTTACCGAAGACGAAGAGAAGCTCATCATACACCTCCATTCTCATCTGGGAAACAA GTGGTCATCAATAGCAACGCATCTTCCAGGAAGAACTGATAACGAGATCAAGAATTACTGGAACACCCATCTGAAGAAAAAACTGCTCCAAATGGGAATCGATCCAGTCACACACCAGCCAAGAACCGATCATCTCGATATCCTTGCAAATCTGCCACAACTTCTAGCCATTGCTGCCAACAActtaggtgctacaaatctcttCAATCCCTCCTTCGATATGAATCTGAATGCCTTAATGTCGCAATCTGATGCCACCCAAATCGCGAAATTTCAGTTGCTTCAAAACATACTCCAAGTCTTGAGCACCAACAGCACTCCTACTAATACTTCCTCAATACCACAAAACCTCGACCCTTTTTACGCTGTTCAGCTATCAGAATACCTTAGGTTAAACCCTCAACATCTGCAAAACCTTCAAGATTTAGCCATGAATATAGCTCCATCATCAGCTCCAAATTTACATCCATTTGGGACCCATGATTTCATTTCACCTAGTTATCCAAACCTACACTTGGACCATGAGCAGGGTTCAAAAGTATTTAGCGGACAGGATTGTCGAACAAATGGAAATATTACTCTCGGGAAAGAAGAGTATGTTGATTTTGAATCTATTCCACCGCTAGTGCCAGCCTCACCTGATCATCTCAGTCACAGTAATGGTGGCAACGGGCAGAGTCCGGGAGGTGATGTGAATACTGATCAATTAGGAAGCGTTAACATTCTGAAACAAAGTGATCATCTTTCCTCGTCTAATCCGACATCTACTTCAACTACTTTAGATCCTAATTGGCAAGAGTTTATGGATGATGAAGCGAGTGGTTGTTATTGGAAAGAGATCATCGA GCGGGGGTCTTCTCCACCATGGTCGTAA